A stretch of DNA from Nyctibius grandis isolate bNycGra1 chromosome 30, bNycGra1.pri, whole genome shotgun sequence:
GTGGCAGCTACCACGGCCACCCAGCACTCCTCACAACCCAGCCACCGGGCATCAGAGCTGGAAGCGGGAcaggttttttccattttgcacaCTCCTGCCCTCCAGAACTGAAGATGACTATTTTCATCAGAAGAAAACACCACACACTGGGGGCTGCACGTTATATCCCTACCAGCAGGAAGCTGAGTTGGAGCGGATGTGGCAACGCTGATTGGACTGCACACACCAGTGTGGATTAAAAAAGGAGCCTCCTCCACACGCAGGGAGGGCTAAAGAAGAGCACAGACAGCTCCAGAGAGGTTATTAACTGTAAAATACTCTCATCCAAGAAGCTCTTAACAGTGAGCAGCTCCACACACGCGCAATCACCTTCTAAGCAGAGAATGGTCTGGAACAGAGCAAGGGCTGGTAAATGCATACCCAGGGTCATGACCGCAGCTAGTCACAAGGCTAATTGACTGGAATCAGTAATGAGTCTGCTGTTGCATCAGCCCATCCAAGCCTCTCTACCTTCCACCTTTCATTACTGACTAACAAACATACTCATCAGTCCCAGCCTGATACTCATTTGTAGGCTCTGTTACTGCCTGCAACCAGCAGCATTAGCATGCGTTAGACCAAGCACAGCACCAAGTGTCAAGTCCTCAGAGAAGGCTGCAGCAGTAACAAGGCTGGCACTCACTCATGCAGGACCCCAGGGATCTcacaaagggagagaaaggccACACATGCCCAGAGCTGTGGTCTAtgcagccaagaaaaaaaaaaaattaaagcaacatATGTATCTctagtctccatccttggagctatttaaaagccatctggacatggtcctgggagACTGGCTttgggtggccctgcttgagcaggggaaTTGGACCAGACAGACCCCAGAGGtccccttccaacctcaactgttctgtgattctgtgatctcttccTTTTGAGCACAGTGCGCTGGATAGAACTTGGAAAACAGGATCCTGGACAACCATGCTGTCAAGATACGCTCCAATGGCCCTGGTTTTGTAGGGACATAGGTGAGCCTGCAGTCTTCACCTCAGCACACATGTAGGCTCCTGGGTAAGGCACTCCAGGGAGGAAAGCCACCAGAAACACAGGCTGGACAGGGCTAGCTGGAGCCAAGCAGGAGACAGGTGATGCTTCCTCATCACTTGACAGCCAGCTCCATGAGCCAACCCAATCCAGTCTCAGTACCTACAGCCTCCTCCAAACATGACCGTCAAGGAAGTTTGGAGACATACTTCAAGTAGTACTCAGGTGTCAGACAGCACTGGACTGAGGCTACACAAACCAGGCCCAGCCTTCGAAGAGCTGCCCAGCCCTGTCCTCAAGAGACCACTACTGTCCTCCCAGTAAGGCAAACAGTAATCCAGCACACGTAAGAGAGCACATCATCTTTGATACTCTTTCATTCTCAGCACTGACAGCCCACAGGAGCATGGCAGGTCTGAGGATCTTTATTTCACAATTGTCGATGGCTAGAGGGGTGAGTTACATACTGTAGCTTCCACAGGTAGGCAGCAACTCGTAGTAACAACGTGGTACTCACTCTGGGTTTAACGACAGGATGTGAGACTGCACAGCTGTGCTCAAGGTACCGAGGCAGCTCCAAAGGCTGGCAGTGAAAACAAGATACTAAACCTGGAAAAAACCAATTGGCCCAACTAGggcttagggaaaaaaaaaaatatcatcacATTGaggccagggaaaaaaaaacaaaccaaaaactaGTTCAAACAGCAGCAAGTAAGAATATCCCCAAAGGGGAATCAGTAACATGGGCATGGACAGAACAGACAGGAGAGGGAGAAGCTCAGGGCTAGTCATAAGCACAGCCAGACCAGATCACAACATATTTCACTACATGGAGCAACATGCCCCACACTTTTTGTGGTGTGTTAAATTAGTCTGTCTTCATCccttcccagccagctcccagTCCAGCAGTTACAGCACTGTGTGCAAACAGAGTTAGTGACAGTGGTCCACAGCTCCCCATCCCTTGCAATGGACTAGTGTAGTTCATCAGAGGCTTGGAAAGCGTGAGCCACACAACGCACACGAGAACAAAGACAGGTGGAAGCTCTGGCCAACCACACAGCATTGCTTGGTGCCCTGCTTATGCAGCAGTCCCAGGCAAGGCTACTAATGTTGTGTTTCTGGATACACTGACCCTACCCTATGGAGGGCCACATGGTAGGGAACCACAGCGCTCCTCAGGCTGACCTGGACTCAGCTGGCACGTTGAAAACAAACAGGGAGACACTGGAAGTGCTGTAAGGGCTTGGACACTCCACAGAGAATTAATATGGCCTGTAGTTCCAGTAACTGGAGAAAACAGAGATctggaaagcaagaagaaaagcaggtaaGTTCCTGTATCCCTTGGGCCATAGAAGAAAGAGCATAAAACGTGTGCATGAAGATGGAGCTTTACAGCATTACACACTCCAGCACTGCACTGCAGAAGGGCATATTTCCTGATATTGTCACTGAAGAGGCTTGGAGCACAAAGTTACTTGCTCAAGGTGGCAGCCAGGTCAGCTGCAGACCTGGGACTGAACATTGGTCTACTGGAATCTAGTTTGCTGAGGTCTCCATGCCTCCTCTCCTGGCATTTCCTCACATCCAGCTCATGACTGAGAGCACAAAAGTGTCTACCTGCTCCTCTCCATCTAGTCATTAGTTCAGCAAACACATCTGCCACACTACTACCCTTATCCCAGATGGCTGTCTGCTGCGCAgtgccagccagctccctgGCTCCAAAGCACTGACTCATCACTTGTTTTCAGTTTATATGTAAGTAGTACAGAATAGCATCACATCAGATTTTTAGGAGATCTGAGGTCCTCTCAAAATCCAGAGTTAAAAACAAAGCCCCTTCTCTAAGGCCATTACCTTGTCCTTCAGTTGCTGGCAAAGCTGCAGTGAAACTGTGAAGAAGACAAGGGCATCATTTAACCATGGGACAACACATTCCACTTTATGGACATGGCTGACTTCATATCGCTGGTTGCCAAACTCACTggagtagggaaaaaaagagcacagcTTCACACACGACAGCACAGAACACAAAACTCAACTGTCCTCCATTCTCACAGAAGAGATCATTATGATTTCTACTACGTTTAAAACAGCACCTGGCAAACTTATGGAGTACAAACTCTCAGTCTACTTCTGACCAGATTTGGAGTTAAGCTAAATCTAACAGGGTTTGAGTAGAAACTGTACCACTTTCCAGAGAGGCACAAAGGCATGAAATGCAGACTGCGATGCCAATAACTTAATGTTCATTTTGGTTGCCACCTCTGATCTCTAGACAAACTCATGGCACTGTATGGGTGGGCTGTATCCTGAAAAGCCACATCTTTGGGCCTTTATGACCGAGTCATTAAAGAAACACTATTACAGGCACCTGTGCATTCACAGGCACAGCCATAGCAGGTGACTCAGTCCAGCTTCGCCACTTAACAGACGCTATAATCAAAACTGCATACAGCCATTGGGATCTCATCCTCAGCATACTCCTACACCTATCACACAGCCCTTGTAGTGACTGTACTCACAACATGGCTCCAGGGTTGTGTAAAACGGACCCTCCAGCAGGTTTGAAGTTctagaggagaaggaaaaggtcaTTAGGATTTTGACACAGTAAACAAACTACTTAGAAGGAGGATGTTTAAGGTTTGCACTTTCAGTAGCCTGACATCAAGAAATGCCCATACTGTATCTGCCTGAATACTCCATTCGTATGGAATCCATGTCAtttgatctagtggaaggtgtccctgcccatggcagggggttggaactaaatgatctttaaggtcccttcccacacaaagcattctgtgattctacgattctatgattcctgctcattcatgaaaaaaattttacCCAGTGGCTGAGTCCAACTTAGCTCCAAATTTTAGCACCACAAAAATAAGATGAGAAgatccagaagaaaaacacaagataGACTTTAGGAGAAATATCTTTATGGAAGGACTGTATTTCATAAAGCTTAGGAGTTTAGCTCTGTTTCTGCAGGACATCAAGCTGACCCAAATGCGACAGGTGGAGCAGAAAAGTATCCATTAAAACTCCATTCAGAAAACCCAAGATGTTACTTCGATGTCAACTGGATTAATACAATTACGCCCTTCCAAAATTACACAAAATTATCAAACTATATCATAAGATAAAGCATTACTTGGCAAAAATAGTTACTGGCTTTCTCCAGAGCACTGGTATTTTCTTCTGGGCTAAGTGGCCATGCCCCAAACTAGATTTAGAGCCAGTGTTCTGTCTGCAGGAGATCTGAACACAGACACAACACCTGTTACAGTCGTTCCTGCATTGTCTTATGCACAGAACATTGCACCATGTAGCAGTACAATCTCCTCCTCACAGTGGGACGTAGGGAGAGGTAAATAAACACGGCTCAAGAGATAGCAGGCATCACCTTAgttgtgctgggctgcagcacgTGGAGTTGGTAGACAGTCAGGCACAGCTTATTCAGGTTGATATAGAAATTCACAAGGACgtctggaggcagaggaggggtgAACATTTTCTGGTGAGGAAAGAAGTAGTTTCTTTGTCAGTGAAAGGACCATCATTTCTAATGCTGGGAAATCACTACCTTTTTCTAAGCCATATTACAGTTACCCCATAGTGAGAGGGACATTAGGAAAGAAACAACGACTGAGCAGCTCGCAGGCAACGGTTGTTCCTCTGGCTGCTCTTGGTCAAATGGCGTGTGCATGATGGTGGCAAAAGAGGACAGAGCAGTGTTCACAAGGGCAAATCATCCCCGGACAAGCTTCCTGGGCAGGGAACAGAACTTACTCTCTGAGAACCAGAGTCCTCACGCCCAAGTCATCTGCTTTCCCACAGGAAGATACAGAGCAGCCAAAAATGCTCAGCGTTTAGACCTACTTCAGCTCTCTTTCTGCCTCAGGAGACACTTCAGAAATCCACTTCCACCAGGATGCAGCACAATATCCTAACTAACTGCTGCATGCTGTCAGACTGTATGGAGATCTAGACCACCACATACTTACTGTGAGACCACTGGAGGCAACCTCTGGTAGAGTCAGAGTGGCCGGAGTGGTAAGCCGATTGCGGGCTCTTGAGAGCTGTAACATCACAGCATCCATAAGCTACAAGATAACGTACAGTACGCTGCTGAGTGGCGATCCCTGGACAGCTCTGGAGAGCACGCTGCAGAATCCTACAGCCTTTTGCAAGTGTTACtacaaccaccaccacccccccgcCCTTCCAGGAATTCAGGGACTTATTGGGAAGGGGTGGCTCCCACATAAATGCAGTTTAACTGTTACCACTGTCATAGACACTTGAGAGAGAGGCCAGGAGTGTTTAATACCAGGAACTGAAGAGAGAACAGCTATTCATTAGAAGAATAAGAGAACATGAGATCAAATACTGAAGCCACAGAAGCATCGACAAACTCATCCTCGACTCTTCTGAAGAACAGGCattaaggaaaaacaacaagCTGTGTTCTAGTTCTCCCCGTTCCCACATCACGGGTGCAACAACTGCCGAATGCCCCCCCACCCACCGTTCATAACCATCTGTGAGCCAGGGCACTAGAGAGAAGAACCAGCTCATTGTGGGTCCAACCCTGCCAGAAACCACAGTTCAAAGGCTCTCTGCAAGCATACTtccttttccaggaaaaaagtgGGAAGCAACATATGTCTGTGGCAGAGCTCAGGACTGCTAAGAtgaaggcattttattttatgactaatttctccccctctacttCCACCCAAAGGTAAAAAGGAAATAGTTTTATTACCCAGCTTCTTCCTATTAGCAGCCCTTGCCCACGTGGAGACTAAAAGGTTTAGCTTTCTCACGTCTGATGTTGTGATGGATTCTAACAAGTCAAAACTCTGGTAGCTTCAGAGAGCGTTTCCAAGCAGAGGGCTGGGCTTTATTGCCACACAGGTGCTGGTCTGTGTCAGACCACATCAACCACTACTAGCAAGCGAGAAGTCACTTTCAAATTGTCAGTAAATCACGAGTACTAACTGTAATCTTTTGTTTGCTGGTGACtgcctcatttcttctctccccaaAAGCACAGGGAAGAGCATGAGCTGTGTAACCACACCATCCAAAAAAGCTCAAGGGAGATGCTCCCAGAGTATCACTGCTGTGCAACAGGGCACCGACTGCTCAGATTACCATTCACCATGATGCACGACCCTGTTACTGATGCTGAACTGGTACAGATTCCTATCAAATATGAGGTCACAGGGATACTCCTTGACACAGGTACATATGGGTACAACTGGGGAATCCATTTCCAGTCAGAGACTCAAGACAGTAACGTGCATTAGCtgtgtttaaaacaacaaatggagggaagaaaaatgcatgttcCTCCCCAAGTAGAGAGGGCTTTCTCCTCACCTTGAGAACCTCTGAGCCCGTTCTGAACTGGTAGTTTACGTCTCTGTTCATAAGCAGGTAAATGGCTTGGTTAACGTGGTTTCTAGCATCCTGGATCTGCAAAGGTACAAACGCAGCCCTGTTAAAGAAACACTTTCTGTAACACGCATGAGGAAGCAGAGGTTTCTCTGATTATCTCGTTGGCCCTACGAAAATGGTGACTTCTCAAATGTTAAGGCCATTCCTCTCTGAGTACCAGACACTCCCTAACACAAATCTGCTGCCCAGATGCATTATTGGGTTCTTCACTCAAGGACTGGAGATGCAAAACTGTCCAATAGCTACAACCTGGATTGTCAATAAAAGTattgctgctgtgctgaaggGCCAGTGACATCAGGCACTctcatcctgggaggactctgaTCATGGCTGTTCATGTAGGAATTCTCACTGTTGATGGTATACGGCAGGCAGGTCTAGCAACACGAATAATGATTTCTTCCTTAAGAACTATTAGAGCTAAAACCAATGACATAAATTACATCAATAGCAACAATGAACAGCAAACACAGTTCTAATATAGTGGCTCTGGCAGTATTCCAGAGTCCTTCTGAACTCTAATTGTTGGGGTTGAGAGTTATCTCCAGCATCAAGAAGCTGTCATCATGCTGCTCGTGTGGAACTTGACCGGACTCAGGACACAGCTAGCTCAAGTCCCTCTCAAGCAAGACCGCTTGCAGCCAGGAGGCAATTATCAAAGCAAGGTTGATAGGTGTATCCCAGGGCTTTCACAAccagagcaagaagaaaatggcCCTGGGAGAAAGTGACCTGTGTTCAGttccaggcagcagcaggaaaattggaaaaaaagacaaggggTAAATCAGAGGGTGCAGTAAGTGGAAAAGGTAAGCAGGGAAGCCTGTATGAGAGGTGGCTACTGGGAGATCGATAACACAGCTTGGGATAttagagagacctggacaggctggagagttgggcggggagaaatttcatgaaatataacaagggcaagtgtagagtcctgcatctgggcaagaacaaccccatgtaccagtacaagttgggggcagacctgttggagaccagcgtaggggaaagggacctgggggtcctagtggacaacaggatgaccatgagccagcagtgtgcccttgtggctaagaaggccaatggcatcctggggtgtattagaaggggtgtggtcagcaggtcaagagaggttctcctccccctctactctgccctggtgaggccgcatctggagtattgtgtccagttctgggcccctcagttcaagaaggacagggaactgctagagagagtccagcgcagagccacgaagatgattaagggggtggaacatctcccttatgaggagaggctgagggagctgggtctctttagcttagagaagaggagactgaggggtgacctcattaatgtttataaatatgtaaagggcaagtgtcaagaggatggagccaggctcttctcagtgacatcccttgacaggacaaggggcaatgggtgcaagctggagcacaggaggttccacttaaatttgaggaaaaacttctttacggtgagggtgaccgaacactggcacaggctgcccagagaggttgtggagtctccttctctggagacattcaaaacccgcctggacgcgttcctgtgtgatatggtctaggcaatcctgccccggcagggggattggactagatgatctttcgaggtcccttccaatccctaacattctgtgattctgtgattctgtgatttgtagtTTGATACACCTACACTGCTCCCCAGCAACCTCAGATCCCAGCTCAGCCTTGTAGAGGCCTCCCTGGCATAGATCTGGGCACTGGTTCCTTCTCATCTGGAGCTCAGGGACCACAGAATAGCCCTGCTCGTAGAAAGCACAAGGCACTGG
This window harbors:
- the ROGDI gene encoding protein rogdi homolog isoform X2 — encoded protein: MAAAMASAAERAVLEEEFKWLLQEEVHAVLKQLQDILKEASQRFTLPTGGAGGDVKQENFVLSTSGAAFVPLQIQDARNHVNQAIYLLMNRDVNYQFRTGSEVLKLMDAVMLQLSRARNRLTTPATLTLPEVASSGLTKMFTPPLPPDVLVNFYINLNKLCLTVYQLHVLQPSTTKNFKPAGGSVLHNPGAMFEFGNQRYEVSHVHKVECVVPWLNDALVFFTVSLQLCQQLKDKISVFSSYWNYRPY
- the ROGDI gene encoding protein rogdi homolog isoform X1; translated protein: MAAAMASAAERAVLEEEFKWLLQEEVHAVLKQLQDILKEASQRFTLPTGGAGGDVKQENFVLSTSGTDQVKGVLTLQGDALCQADINLKMPRNNQLLHFAFREDKQWKLQQIQDARNHVNQAIYLLMNRDVNYQFRTGSEVLKLMDAVMLQLSRARNRLTTPATLTLPEVASSGLTKMFTPPLPPDVLVNFYINLNKLCLTVYQLHVLQPSTTKNFKPAGGSVLHNPGAMFEFGNQRYEVSHVHKVECVVPWLNDALVFFTVSLQLCQQLKDKISVFSSYWNYRPY